One Siniperca chuatsi isolate FFG_IHB_CAS linkage group LG8, ASM2008510v1, whole genome shotgun sequence DNA segment encodes these proteins:
- the LOC122879950 gene encoding signal-regulatory protein beta-2-like isoform X3, which translates to MIYCLKWKMLIIFCIGLVFTIGRCIDDQSFETKTVGVGEDVTLTCSRQSKLSGFLFWIKLAAGNFPEVLGATYTFDSANVNKTPHITAKQESGTFILHITKTELSDTAFYYCEQVVELHTTFLNKTFLRVEGPEPDITAVIQVPPSDPVRPGDSVTLQCSVLSDSENRTCPGDHSVYWFRAKSDESHPSVIYAHGNSGDECEKSLEARSPQKCVYNFSKKVSSSDAGTYYCAVATCGEILFGNGTKLDIEAADMRLFGDSLRANTMLSLLCAALAISWIVIALLMYTVQKKQCNCCNAAGLQRNAATATGDQQSQQFKTTWICMIDPQMGCFASSVLNVFPTLPVSFVCTRNFKLLCGKFLFKLSK; encoded by the exons ATGATCTACTGTCTCAAGTGGAAAATGTTGATCATATTTTGCATCGGTCTCGTGTTCACAATCGGGC gaTGCATAGATGACCAAAGCTTTGAGACAAAGACTGTTGGTGTTGGAGAAGATGTGACTCTAACATGTAGCCGCCAGTCTAAATTGTCAGGATTCTTATTTTGGATCAAACTTGCTGCTGGAAACTTTCCTGAAGTTTTAGGAGCTACTTATACTTTTGATAGTGCCAACGTTAATAAGACTCCTCATATTACAGCAAAACAAGAGTCTGGAACATTTATTCTACATATtaccaaaacagagctgagtGATACTGCATTTTACTACTGTGAACAAGTGGTTGAACTACATACAACATTTCTGAATAAAACTTTTCTGAGAGTCGAAG GACCAGAACCTGATATCACTGCCGTCATTCAAGTCCCTCCATCTGATCCAGTCCGTCCAGGAGACTCAGTGACTCTGCAGTGTTCAGtcctctctgactctgagaaCAGAACATGTCCAGGAGATCACAGTGTGTACTGGTTCAGAGCCAAATCAGATGAGTCTCATCCCAGTGTCATTTACGCTCATGGAAACAGTGGTGATGAATGTGAGAAGAGTCTTGAGGCTCGCTCTCCACAGAAATGTGTCTACAACTTCTCTAAGAAGGTCAGCTCCTCTGATGCTGGGACTTATTACTGTGCTGTGGCCACATGTGGGGAGATCTTATTTGGAAATGGAACAAAACTGGACATTGAAG CAGCCGACATGAGGTTGTTTGGTGATTCTCTAAGGGCCAATACAATGCTGTCTCTGTTGTGTGCTGCTTTGGCTATAAGTTGGATTGTTATAGCCTTACTGATGTACACCGTCCAGAAAAAACAGTGCAACTGTTGTAATG CTGCTGGCCTGCAAAGAAATGCTGCAACAGCCACTGGTGATCAACAAAGCCAGCAG TTTAAGACAACATGGATATGCATGATAGACCCACAGATGGGCTGTTTTGCAAGCTCAGTGTTAAATGTGTTTCCCACCCTGCCTGTCTCTTTTGTATGTACTAGAAATTTTAAGCTCTTATGTGGAAAGTTTTTATTCAAGCTTTCTAAATGA
- the LOC122879950 gene encoding signal-regulatory protein beta-2-like isoform X2, producing MCTKFSFTSVMFLLLSSSYGKFGVKVFYMNVNLFVITGLYLICFSGCIDDQSFETKTVGVGEDVTLTCSRQSKLSGFLFWIKLAAGNFPEVLGATYTFDSANVNKTPHITAKQESGTFILHITKTELSDTAFYYCEQVVELHTTFLNKTFLRVEGPEPDITAVIQVPPSDPVRPGDSVTLQCSVLSDSENRTCPGDHSVYWFRAKSDESHPSVIYAHGNSGDECEKSLEARSPQKCVYNFSKKVSSSDAGTYYCAVATCGEILFGNGTKLDIEAADMRLFGDSLRANTMLSLLCAALAISWIVIALLMYTVQKKQCNCCNAAGLQRNAATATGDQQSQQTDEDSLVYSVANFTRGESGRSVRRGANAVEGESIYTDVRVLG from the exons ATGTGTACAAAATTCAGTTTCACTTCTGTTATGTTTCTATTATTGTCATCTTCTTATGGTAAATTTGGGGTAAAAGTATTTTATATGAATGTAAATCTGTTTGTTATCACTGGtctgtatttgatttgtttttcaggaTGCATAGATGACCAAAGCTTTGAGACAAAGACTGTTGGTGTTGGAGAAGATGTGACTCTAACATGTAGCCGCCAGTCTAAATTGTCAGGATTCTTATTTTGGATCAAACTTGCTGCTGGAAACTTTCCTGAAGTTTTAGGAGCTACTTATACTTTTGATAGTGCCAACGTTAATAAGACTCCTCATATTACAGCAAAACAAGAGTCTGGAACATTTATTCTACATATtaccaaaacagagctgagtGATACTGCATTTTACTACTGTGAACAAGTGGTTGAACTACATACAACATTTCTGAATAAAACTTTTCTGAGAGTCGAAG GACCAGAACCTGATATCACTGCCGTCATTCAAGTCCCTCCATCTGATCCAGTCCGTCCAGGAGACTCAGTGACTCTGCAGTGTTCAGtcctctctgactctgagaaCAGAACATGTCCAGGAGATCACAGTGTGTACTGGTTCAGAGCCAAATCAGATGAGTCTCATCCCAGTGTCATTTACGCTCATGGAAACAGTGGTGATGAATGTGAGAAGAGTCTTGAGGCTCGCTCTCCACAGAAATGTGTCTACAACTTCTCTAAGAAGGTCAGCTCCTCTGATGCTGGGACTTATTACTGTGCTGTGGCCACATGTGGGGAGATCTTATTTGGAAATGGAACAAAACTGGACATTGAAG CAGCCGACATGAGGTTGTTTGGTGATTCTCTAAGGGCCAATACAATGCTGTCTCTGTTGTGTGCTGCTTTGGCTATAAGTTGGATTGTTATAGCCTTACTGATGTACACCGTCCAGAAAAAACAGTGCAACTGTTGTAATG CTGCTGGCCTGCAAAGAAATGCTGCAACAGCCACTGGTGATCAACAAAGCCAGCAG ACTGATGAAGATTCATTGGTTTATTCTGTGGCAAACTTCACCAGAGGGGAATCTGGCAGGAGTGTAAGGAGAGGTGCAAATGCAGTAGAGGGAGAGAGCATCTACACTGATGTCAGGGTTTTGGGATAG
- the LOC122879950 gene encoding signal-regulatory protein beta-2-like isoform X1: protein MCTKFSFTSVMFLLLSSSYGKFGVKVFYMNVNLFVITGLYLICFSGCIDDQSFETKTVGVGEDVTLTCSRQSKLSGFLFWIKLAAGNFPEVLGATYTFDSANVNKTPHITAKQESGTFILHITKTELSDTAFYYCEQVVELHTTFLNKTFLRVEGPEPDITAVIQVPPSDPVRPGDSVTLQCSVLSDSENRTCPGDHSVYWFRAKSDESHPSVIYAHGNSGDECEKSLEARSPQKCVYNFSKKVSSSDAGTYYCAVATCGEILFGNGTKLDIEAADMRLFGDSLRANTMLSLLCAALAISWIVIALLMYTVQKKQCNCCNAAGLQRNAATATGDQQSQQFKTTWICMIDPQMGCFASSVLNVFPTLPVSFVCTRNFKLLCGKFLFKLSK, encoded by the exons ATGTGTACAAAATTCAGTTTCACTTCTGTTATGTTTCTATTATTGTCATCTTCTTATGGTAAATTTGGGGTAAAAGTATTTTATATGAATGTAAATCTGTTTGTTATCACTGGtctgtatttgatttgtttttcaggaTGCATAGATGACCAAAGCTTTGAGACAAAGACTGTTGGTGTTGGAGAAGATGTGACTCTAACATGTAGCCGCCAGTCTAAATTGTCAGGATTCTTATTTTGGATCAAACTTGCTGCTGGAAACTTTCCTGAAGTTTTAGGAGCTACTTATACTTTTGATAGTGCCAACGTTAATAAGACTCCTCATATTACAGCAAAACAAGAGTCTGGAACATTTATTCTACATATtaccaaaacagagctgagtGATACTGCATTTTACTACTGTGAACAAGTGGTTGAACTACATACAACATTTCTGAATAAAACTTTTCTGAGAGTCGAAG GACCAGAACCTGATATCACTGCCGTCATTCAAGTCCCTCCATCTGATCCAGTCCGTCCAGGAGACTCAGTGACTCTGCAGTGTTCAGtcctctctgactctgagaaCAGAACATGTCCAGGAGATCACAGTGTGTACTGGTTCAGAGCCAAATCAGATGAGTCTCATCCCAGTGTCATTTACGCTCATGGAAACAGTGGTGATGAATGTGAGAAGAGTCTTGAGGCTCGCTCTCCACAGAAATGTGTCTACAACTTCTCTAAGAAGGTCAGCTCCTCTGATGCTGGGACTTATTACTGTGCTGTGGCCACATGTGGGGAGATCTTATTTGGAAATGGAACAAAACTGGACATTGAAG CAGCCGACATGAGGTTGTTTGGTGATTCTCTAAGGGCCAATACAATGCTGTCTCTGTTGTGTGCTGCTTTGGCTATAAGTTGGATTGTTATAGCCTTACTGATGTACACCGTCCAGAAAAAACAGTGCAACTGTTGTAATG CTGCTGGCCTGCAAAGAAATGCTGCAACAGCCACTGGTGATCAACAAAGCCAGCAG TTTAAGACAACATGGATATGCATGATAGACCCACAGATGGGCTGTTTTGCAAGCTCAGTGTTAAATGTGTTTCCCACCCTGCCTGTCTCTTTTGTATGTACTAGAAATTTTAAGCTCTTATGTGGAAAGTTTTTATTCAAGCTTTCTAAATGA